GCACTAATAATAGCTATACCTTTGCCTTTTCTTTCTTCTGAAATTATATGCGCATTTTTATGTTTGGCTATTTCTCTTGTCTTATCTTTTGAGTTTCCGTCAACTACTATTATTTTACACTCAATAT
The window above is part of the Methanofastidiosum sp. genome. Proteins encoded here:
- a CDS encoding glycosyltransferase, yielding MGELAIVIPTLNEEKTIGKVIDDCIIASNKIKMKNNIECKIIVVDGNSKDKTREIAKHKNAHIISEERKGKGIAIISA